From the genome of Phaenicophaeus curvirostris isolate KB17595 chromosome 6, BPBGC_Pcur_1.0, whole genome shotgun sequence, one region includes:
- the TOPBP1 gene encoding DNA topoisomerase 2-binding protein 1, translating into MKGGREPLFVKFVKSAGSSEYFLKALESIKEFQSEEHLQILEEETALHIKENDKSLYICDPFKGAVFNHLKKLGCRIVGPQVVLYCMQSQRCVPRAEYPVYNMTMADVTVSCTSLEKDVREEVHKYVQMMGGRVYRDLNVSVTHLIAGEVGSKKYLVAASLKKPILLPSWVKALWDKSQQSIIRYTDVHVEDYACPVFLGCTICVTGLSSADRKEVQRLTAEHGGQYTGQLKMNECTHLIVQEPKGQKYECAKKWNVHCVPVQWFSDSIEKGFCQDETMYKIEAGSKLSSLPNTSTPTDRANKSDNHTLSDVSHISNINLSGVNETACSSAMGSRLDPLPDELENLDISSFQAPEDLLDGCRIYLCGFSGRNLDKMRRLINCGGGVRFNQLNEDVTHVILGEDNNELKHFLEKTAHRPHVVTAKWLLESFSKGYLHPVEQYIPLNYQLLENSVLEQPGMKSVLPKNNSLLKKETVDVVKHQKAAEDDFLSQYVNNDSTLDEVEKLTSRTFSDVTHLTVEGENQSSICNGSLGETSAMAEGGLFVRKRFLLLGFDEEDESGIADIIKENAGKILPPHSRTIADYAVVPLLGCTVKQTVGDVVTNTWLITCVEQQLLLDPQSNPLFTPVPIMGGITPLEDCVLSFSQFTGAERDSLVYLAGLLGARVQEFFVRKANAKKGMFASTHLVVREPNGSKYEAAKKWDLPAVTVAWLLQSARTGKRADENKFLVENADTEDKESYDSHVNQTPTTVKPSDSEQPTYLLEAGRKTAVTPLDINRFQSKAFQAVISHHIGKKTPLAQGGQPQKEPSLHLDTPSKFLSKDKLFKPCFDVKDALAALETPGGPDAKTRKPSTPLSEVIGRNLKLALANSARHTVALTASPQLTAVQPEVLLEQEEEHKPLADVVICVSKKLSKKQSELNAIATSLGADYRWCFDETVTHFIYKGGQNDNNKEYKSVKERGIHIVSEHWLLESAQECKRLPESLYPHTYNPKMSLDISAVQDIRLSSSSKLPSTGKPVEEDEIIPMDEDDAEGDVTTDQIEEMVTTVGEQLVTSESKGVLTQALEMRENFQRQLQEIMSATSLVKPQGQRSSLSRNSFDGSPTTPESTRSVRNGRSRVLEALRQSRQALTDINTEPSQSEQIVWDDPTAREERARLVSNFQWPNSPSQYTEQGPSNANKNMDESAFKGSIADADIAAVPEAADEDLVEGLNNPVYRDLETPIKDHLIPTPQAPSIAFPLANPPVAPQPKEKAVTEDEKVNEEPEKHRKFQLSSLNPQERIDYCHLIEELGGIVLEKQCFDPSCTHIVVGHPLRNEKFLASMAAGKWVLHRSYLEACRGAGCFVQEEDYEWGSNSILNVLPGINVNQKKLALAAMRWRKKIHKGRQETGIVEGAFSGWKVILNIDQTKEAGFRRLLQSGGAKVFSGHSVSLFKEVTHLFADFSKLKPDDSRVNVTEAAAQGVNCLKPEYIADYLIQDPPPPMESYCLPEAQSYLQNNTDLGTGSSQKRKALGELSRVKRSRIH; encoded by the exons TCTATAAAAGAATTCCAGTCAGAAGAACATCTCCAGATCCTTGAAGAGGAAACAGCACTccacataaaagaaaatgacaaatcACTTTACATTTGTGATCCCTTTAAAGGGGCTGTTTTCAATCATCTCAAAAAG CTTGGTTGTAGAATCGTTGGACCACAGGTAGTCCTGTACTGCATGCAGTCCCAGCGATGTGTCCCCAGAGCTGAGTATCCTGTGTACAATATGACCATGGCCGATGTAACAGTGTCCTGTACCAGCCTTGAAAAAGATGTTAGG GAAGAAGTTCATAAATATGTGCAGATGATGGGTGGACGTGTGTACAGAGACCTCAACGTGTCAGTAACTCATCTTATAGCTGGAGAAGTTGGCAGCAAGAAGTACTTAGTAGCTGCTTCTCTGAAAAAACCTATTTTGCTTCCGTCTTGGGTTAAGGCACTGTGGGATAAGTCTCAGCAAAG CATAATAAGATACACTGATGTTCACGTGGAAGACTACGCTTGTCCGGTGTTCCTTGGCTGTACAATTTGCGTCACGGGCTTAAGTAGTGCAGATAGGAAAGAAGTCCAGCGCCTCACTGCTGAACATGGTGGGCAGTATACGGGGCAGCTCAAGATGAATGAATGTACTCACCTCATAGTTCAAGAGCCAAAAG GTCAGAAGTATGAATGCGCCAAAAAATGGAATGTGCACTGTGTGCCTGTGCAGTGGTTTTCTGACAGCATTGAGAAAGGCTTCTGTCAGGATGAGACAATGTATAAAATAGAGGCTGGATCGAAACTGAGTAGTTTACCCAATACATCAACACCTACGGACCGTGCTAACAAGTCTGATA atCATACGCTTTCGGATGTCAGCCACATTTCCAATATCAATTTGAGTGGTGTTAATGAAACAGCATGTAGTTCTGCTATGGGCAGCAGACTGGATCCTCTTCCTGATGAGCTGGAAAACTTGGATATAAGTTCTTTTCAAGCCCCTGAAGATTTGTTAGATGGTTGTCGA ATCTATCTGTGTGGCTTCAGTGGCAGGAATCTGGACAAGATGAGAAGGCTTATTAATTGTGGTGGTGGTGTTCGATTTAACCAACTTAATGAAGATGTTACACATGTCATTTTGGGGGAAGATAATAATGAGCTGAAACACTTTTTGGAGAAGACGGCTCACAG gCCTCATGTAGTGACAGCAAAATGGTTGCTGGAGTCATTTAGTAAAGGTTATCTACATCCAGTGGAGCAATATATCCCTCTAAACTACCAGCTGTTAGAGAATTCAGTTTTGGAGCAACCTGGAATGAAGTCAGTTCTTCCCAAAAATAACAGTCTCTTGAAGAAAGAAACTGTGGATGTTGTAAAGCACCAGAAGGCTGCTGAAGATGACTTCCTCTCTCAATATGTAAATAATGATTCTACATTAG ATGAAGTTGAAAAACTAACATCCAGAACCTTCAGTGATGTTACTCACTTGACTGTTGAAGGAGAGAATCAGTCTTCCATCTGTAATGGTTCTTTGGGAGAGACTTCCGCAATGGCTGAAGGAGGCTTATTTGTCAGGAAGAGATTTCTTCTTTTGGGTTTTGATGAAGAGGATGAGTCTGGCAttgcagatattataaaggagAATGCTGGGAAAATTCTGCCACCACACAGCAGAACCATTGCAGACTACGCTGTGGTACCTTTATTGGGGTGCACGGTGAAGCAGACTGTTGGTGATGTTGTCACAAATACGTGGCTG ATAACATGTGTGGAACAGCAGCTCCTTTTAGATCCCCAGTCCAACCCACTTTTCACACCAGTCCCAATAATGGGAGGAATTACGCCTCTGGAAGATTGTGTTCTTTCTTTTAGCCAATTCACTGGTGCAGAGAGAGACTCCCTGGTATATCTGGCAGGACTGCTAGGAGCAAG AGTCCAAGAATTCTTTGTGCGGAAAGCCAATGCAAAAAAAGGAATGTTTGCCAGTACCCATCTTGTGGTGAGAGAACCAAATGGTTCCAAGTATGAAGCTGCGAAGAAATGGGATTTGCCAGCAGTCACTGTAGCTTGGCTTTTGCAGTCCGCAAGGACAGGAAAAAGAGCAGATGAAAACAAGTTCTTGGTTGAAAATGCAGATACTGAAG atAAGGAGAGTTACGATTCTCATGTTAACCAGACACCAACAACTGTTAAACCTTCTGATTCAGAGCAACCTACTTATCTCCTCgaagctggaagaaaaacagctgTGACCCCTCTCGATATCAACAGGTTCCAGAGTAAAGCTTTCCAAGCTGTAATCTCTCATCATATTGGGAAGAAAACCCCTCTTGCACAAGGGGGACAGCCACAGAAAGAACCATCTTTACATCTGGATACACCATcaaaatttctttccaaagacAAGTTATTCAAGCCTTGTTTTGATGTAAAG GATGCTCTGGCAGCTTTGGAAACTCCAGGAGGTCCTGATGCAAAAACGAGGAAACCGAGCACACCTCTTTCTGAAGTCATCGGCAGGAACTTGAAATTGGCACTGGCAAACAGCGCCAGGCATACAGTAGCTCTTACTGCCAGCCCTCAGTTGACTGCCGTACAGCCAGAAGTG CTGCTTGAACAGGAAGAAGAGCACAAACCTCTAGCTGATGTTGTTATTTGCGTTAGTAAAAAGCTTAGTAAGAAGCAAAGTGAACTGAATGCAATTGCAACTTCTCTTGGGGCAGACTACAG atGGTGCTTTGATGAAACAGTAACACACTTCATTTATAAGGGAGGACAAAATGACAACAATAAGGAGTACAAATCTGTTAAAGAGCGGGGTATACATATTGTTTCAGAACACTGGCTTTTAGAG AGCGCCCAAGAATGTAAACGGCTTCCTGAATCTCTCTATCCTCACACTTACAATCCCAAAATGAGCCTGGATATCAGTGCAGTACAAGATATCAGGCTTTCCTCCTCCAGTAAACTTCCATCAACTGGAAAGCCAGTAGAGGAAGATGAG ATTATTCCAATGGATGAAGATGATGCTGAAGGTGATGTAACTACTGACCAGATAGAGGAAATGGTCACTACAGTGGGTGAACAACTTGTAACAAGTGAATCCAAAGGAG TTTTAACCCAAGCACTAGAAATGAGGGAGAACTTCcaaaggcagctgcaggagaTCATGTCTGCCACATCGCTAGTGAAaccacaagggcaaagaagttccCTTTCAAGGAACAGTTTTGATGGCTCTCCAACCACTCCTGAGAGCACACGGTCTGTGCGAAATGGCCGCAGTAGGGTCTTGGAAGCTCTAAG GCAATCCCGTCAAGCCCTCACAGATATAAACACAGAGCCATCCCAGAGTGAGCAGATCGTCTGGGATGACCCAACTGCAAGGGAGGAGAGAGCAAGACTTGTCAGCAACTTTCAGTGGCCTAATAGTCCTTCCCAGTACACCGAGCAAGGTCCCAGTAACGCCAATAAGAACATGGATGAGTCTGCCTTCAAAGGATCTATTGCTGATGCAGACATTGCTG CTGTTCCTGAGGCTGCAGATGAAGATTTGGTTGAAGGTCTAAATAATCCTGTATACAGAGATCTTGAAACACCCATTAAAGATCACTTGATCCCAACTCCACAGGCCCCCAGCATTGCTTTCCCACTGGCTAACCCTCCTGTGGCACCACAGCCCAAAGAAAAG GCTGTTACAGAAGATGAGAAGGTTAATGAAGAACCAGAAAAACACCGTAAATTTCAGCTGTCTTCTCTTAATCCTCAAGAAAGAATTGATTACTGCCATCTGATTGAGGAACTAG GTGGGATAGTTCTTGAGAAGCAGTGCTTTGATCCAAGTTGCACACACATTGTTGTGGGACATCCTCTGCGAAATGAAAAATTCTTGGCTTCCATGGCAGCTGGAAAGTGGGTGCTTCATCGTTCCTACCTGGAGGCATGTAGAGGAGCTGGCTGCTTTGTTCAG GAAGAAGATTACGAGTGGGGAAGTAATTCCATACTTAATGTGTTGCCTGGAATCAACGTCAACCAGAAGAAACTAGCTCTTGCAGCCATgaggtggagaaaaaaaatccataaaggGAGACAAGAAACTGGTATTGTTGAG GGAGCTTTCAGTGGCTGGAAGGTCATCCTGAATATTGATCAAACCAAGGAAGCTGGATTCAGGCGCCTTCTTCAGTCAGGAGGAGCAAAA GTGTTTTCTGGTCATTCCGTGTCTCTCTTTAAAGAAGTGACCCATCTCTTTGCTGACTTCAGTAAGCTAAAGCCAGATGACAGCAGGGTTAATGTAACAGAGGCAGCAGCCCAGGGAGTGAACTGCCTGAAACCGGAGTACATTGCTGACTACCTCATCCAG GATCCACCTCCTCCGATGGAGTCTTACTGCCTGCCAGAAGCTCAATCGTACCTTCAGAACAACACAGAccttggaactggatcatcccAGAAGAGAAAAGCACTGGGAGAACTGAGCAGAGTCAAGCGATCCAGAATACACTGA